The genomic stretch GTAGGTGCCCCGGGCGATGTACTCCTTGAGGATGTCGTTCTGGATGGTGCCGTTCAACGCCGAGGGGGCCACCCCCTGCTTCTCCCCGACGGCGACGTACATCGCCAGCAGGATGGCGGCGGTGGAGTTGATCGTCATCGACGTGGACACCTTCCCCAGGGGGATCCGGTCGAAGAGGACCTCCATGTCCTCGAGGGAGTCGATCGCCACGCCGACCTTTCCGACCTCTCCGAGCGCCATCGCGTGGTCGGAGTCGTACCCCATCTGGGTCGGCAGGTCGAACGCGACCGACAGCCCGGTCTGGCCGTGGTCGAGGAGGTACCGGTACCGCTTGTTCGATTCGCGGGCGTCGCCGAATCCCGCGTACTGGCGCATCGTCCAGAGGCGTCCCCGGTACATGGTGGGCTGGACGCCCCGGGTGAACGGGTACTCGCCGGGAAACCCGGCGTCCCTCAGGTAGTCGAACCCCTCGAGGTGCTCCGGGGTGTACAGCCGGTCGATCTCCTCCCCCGAGGTGCTCTCGAACCGGGCGCGCCGCTCCGGGGACTTCGCCATCGCATCCGCGAGGGTCTCCCGCTCCCAGCGTTCCCGCGCCGACCGGTTCCGCCCCTTCCCGTTCCCGCCGTCCATCGGCGCCCCCTATTCCACCAGGAGCAGCTTCGCCCCCGACTCCACGACCTCCCCTTCCTTGACGAAGATCTCCTTGACCTTCCCTCCCAGCGCGGACTTCAGCTCGTTCTCCATCTTCATCGCCTCGACGACGATGACCCCCTGGTCCGCCCGGACCTCCTGGCCGACCGATACGAGGAGCTTCACGACCTTCCCCGGCATCGGGCAGGTGACCATCGCCTTGCCGGCGGCGCCCTTCCCCCCGGCCCGGATCATCGCCCGCCGCTGCTCGTTCATCATCGTGAACTTGTGGCAGTCGCCCTGGATCAGGACCTCGAACTCCTCCGACGGCAGCCGGGTCACGTCCACCTCGAACGACGCGTTGCGGTAGAGGATCGACCAGAGGGTTCCGGCCACCGGGTGCGCGTCGACCACGTGCTCCACCCCGTCGATCGACACCCGGTATCCCGCCCCGCCGACCTCCTCCACGGAGACCTTCACGTC from Deltaproteobacteria bacterium encodes the following:
- a CDS encoding acetyl-CoA carboxylase biotin carboxyl carrier protein subunit, with translation MNYIATVGEKDVKVSVEEVGGAGYRVSIDGVEHVVDAHPVAGTLWSILYRNASFEVDVTRLPSEEFEVLIQGDCHKFTMMNEQRRAMIRAGGKGAAGKAMVTCPMPGKVVKLLVSVGQEVRADQGVIVVEAMKMENELKSALGGKVKEIFVKEGEVVESGAKLLLVE